From Bacillus sp. Bos-x628, the proteins below share one genomic window:
- a CDS encoding YaiI/YqxD family protein, translating into MEGWRISHLNERKKGRTIYVDADACPVKDEILSVASQFQVPVTFIASYEHFQTKRSELEDWRFVDTHKEAADLVIANSVVAHDIVVTQDIGLASLLLPRDVMVLSERGRMYTNETIDFDLERRHFSSKQRRKGVYGKGPKKLSDDDKKRFIALLQKILSNHEGFLN; encoded by the coding sequence GTGGAGGGATGGAGAATTAGTCACCTGAATGAACGTAAAAAAGGCAGGACGATTTATGTCGACGCAGATGCATGTCCTGTAAAAGACGAAATTCTTTCTGTCGCTTCACAATTTCAAGTACCTGTTACATTCATTGCTTCGTATGAGCATTTTCAAACGAAGAGATCGGAACTTGAAGATTGGCGGTTTGTGGATACACACAAAGAAGCAGCGGATTTAGTTATTGCGAACTCAGTTGTCGCACATGATATTGTTGTGACACAAGATATTGGCCTTGCCTCCTTATTGCTTCCAAGAGATGTCATGGTTCTGTCGGAAAGAGGACGAATGTACACAAACGAAACAATTGATTTTGATTTGGAACGCAGGCATTTTTCTAGCAAACAGCGAAGAAAAGGTGTATACGGAAAAGGTCCCAAAAAGCTTTCAGATGACGATAAAAAGCGATTTATTGCGCTACTACAAAAAATCCTGTCGAATCATGAAGGATTTTTGAATTAA
- a CDS encoding pyruvate, water dikinase regulatory protein has product MSNRVIFVVSDSVGETAELVVKAALSQFDGVSSDHSNIRRIPYVEDVGTIKEVISLAKADNGIVCFTLVVPEMRQFLIEEAEANGVVYYDIIGPLIDKMETAYGNKAKHEPGRVRQLDEDYFKKVEAIEFAVKYDDGRDPRGILKADIVLIGVSRTSKTPLSQYLAHKRLKVANVPIVPEVDPPEELFSVDPKKCIGLKISPDKLNHIRKERLKSLGLNDRAIYANIERIKEELEYFEKVVDRINCQVVDVSNKAVEETANVIHQMLTKRGSE; this is encoded by the coding sequence ATGAGTAATCGCGTAATTTTTGTTGTATCAGATTCTGTAGGAGAAACAGCCGAGCTCGTGGTCAAAGCGGCACTTAGCCAATTTGATGGCGTCTCATCAGACCACTCAAATATTAGAAGAATTCCATATGTAGAGGATGTTGGTACGATTAAAGAAGTGATATCGCTGGCAAAAGCGGATAACGGTATCGTCTGTTTTACACTGGTTGTCCCAGAAATGCGTCAATTCTTAATAGAAGAAGCGGAAGCGAACGGAGTCGTCTACTATGACATTATCGGTCCTCTCATTGATAAAATGGAGACTGCATATGGAAATAAAGCGAAACATGAGCCCGGTCGTGTACGTCAATTAGATGAGGACTATTTTAAGAAGGTGGAAGCCATTGAGTTCGCTGTGAAATATGATGATGGAAGAGATCCAAGAGGGATTTTAAAGGCTGACATTGTTTTAATTGGTGTATCACGCACGTCCAAGACACCGCTATCTCAATACTTGGCGCATAAGCGGCTGAAAGTAGCAAACGTTCCGATTGTTCCTGAAGTTGATCCGCCAGAAGAATTATTTTCTGTTGATCCAAAGAAATGCATTGGCCTAAAAATTAGTCCGGACAAACTGAACCACATTCGCAAGGAACGCTTAAAATCTTTAGGTCTAAATGATCGAGCGATTTATGCGAACATTGAGCGGATTAAAGAGGAGCTGGAGTATTTTGAAAAAGTGGTTGATCGTATTAACTGTCAAGTCGTTGATGTATCGAACAAAGCAGTTGAAGAAACTGCAAATGTCATTCATCAAATGCTGACCAAAAGAGGTTCCGAATAA
- the era gene encoding GTPase Era, translated as MTKESFKSGFVSIIGRPNVGKSTFLNRVIGQKIAIMSDKPQTTRNKIQGVLTTNTSQTIFIDTPGIHKPKHKLGDFMMKVAQNTLKEVDLILFMINAQEGYGKGDEFIIERLKQTSTPVFLVVNKIDQIHPDELFLLIDEYRTRYPFKEIVPISALEGNNIDTLLQQIESYLPEGPQFYPADQVTDHPERFIISELIREKVLHLTREEIPHSIAVAIESIKPDDHGIIHIAATIVVERDSQKGIVIGKRGSLLKEVGQKARRDIEALLGSKVYLELWVKVQKDWRNKSTHLRDFGFREDEY; from the coding sequence ATGACTAAGGAAAGCTTCAAATCAGGATTTGTATCAATTATTGGAAGACCAAATGTGGGGAAATCGACCTTTCTTAATCGAGTGATTGGGCAAAAAATTGCCATCATGAGTGATAAGCCCCAAACAACACGAAATAAAATTCAAGGCGTACTCACAACAAACACGTCACAGACGATTTTTATCGACACACCAGGGATTCATAAACCGAAGCATAAGCTTGGGGATTTTATGATGAAGGTGGCTCAAAATACACTGAAGGAAGTCGACCTGATCTTGTTTATGATCAATGCACAGGAAGGCTATGGTAAAGGTGATGAATTCATCATTGAACGACTAAAGCAAACATCAACACCGGTGTTCCTTGTCGTCAATAAGATTGATCAAATTCACCCAGATGAGCTGTTTCTTTTAATTGATGAATACCGCACGCGTTATCCTTTTAAAGAAATTGTGCCGATTTCAGCTCTTGAAGGCAACAACATTGATACACTTCTTCAGCAGATCGAAAGTTATCTTCCAGAGGGCCCACAATTTTATCCGGCAGATCAAGTAACAGATCACCCAGAGCGGTTTATTATTTCGGAATTGATTCGTGAGAAGGTACTGCATTTAACAAGAGAAGAGATTCCTCACAGTATTGCTGTTGCAATAGAATCCATCAAGCCAGATGATCATGGAATAATTCATATTGCGGCTACCATTGTCGTTGAACGAGATTCACAAAAAGGAATTGTTATTGGTAAACGAGGCAGTTTATTAAAAGAAGTGGGACAAAAAGCACGAAGAGATATTGAAGCACTTCTAGGATCAAAAGTTTATTTGGAGCTTTGGGTAAAAGTTCAAAAAGACTGGCGCAATAAATCTACTCACTTGCGTGATTTCGGTTTTAGAGAAGACGAATATTAA
- a CDS encoding YqzL family protein — translation MLNFTWNVFSQTGSVDTYLLFKELEKENLERPDVLEEEMARLDFPIL, via the coding sequence ATGTTGAATTTTACATGGAACGTATTTTCACAAACAGGAAGCGTTGACACGTACCTTCTTTTCAAAGAGTTAGAAAAGGAGAACCTGGAAAGACCCGATGTACTTGAAGAAGAAATGGCACGTCTTGATTTTCCAATTTTATAA
- the recO gene encoding DNA repair protein RecO, with the protein MLIKSEGIVLRTTDYGETNKIVTLLTREHGKIGVMARGAKKTNSRLSAISQPFLYGTFLIQSSTGLGTLQQGEMIESMRAIREDLFLTAYAAYMAELLDKGTEEKQPNPYLFELLLQSLRHLNEGTDADIILFIVEVKMLSVMGMKPELDQCVHCGNKEGQFHFSIRENGFICQNCFGKDPYKLPLSPATARLLRLFHYFDLSRLGHVDVKPQTKQEIRQVLDHYYDEYSGLYLKSKKFMNQIENMKKLMGDENKS; encoded by the coding sequence ATGCTCATTAAAAGTGAAGGAATTGTCCTTAGAACAACAGATTATGGCGAAACAAACAAAATTGTCACGCTGCTTACAAGAGAACATGGGAAAATTGGCGTAATGGCAAGAGGCGCTAAAAAAACAAACAGCCGGCTGTCCGCCATAAGCCAGCCGTTTTTATACGGAACCTTCCTTATCCAATCATCAACAGGACTTGGAACGCTCCAGCAAGGTGAAATGATTGAAAGCATGCGAGCCATTCGGGAAGATTTATTTCTAACCGCTTATGCCGCATATATGGCGGAGTTACTTGATAAAGGAACAGAAGAAAAACAGCCGAACCCTTATTTGTTTGAGCTACTTCTCCAATCTTTGCGCCATCTCAATGAAGGCACAGATGCTGATATTATTTTATTTATAGTAGAAGTCAAAATGTTGTCAGTGATGGGGATGAAACCTGAACTGGATCAGTGCGTGCACTGCGGTAATAAAGAAGGGCAGTTCCATTTTTCGATTAGAGAAAACGGATTTATTTGTCAAAACTGCTTTGGCAAAGATCCTTACAAACTGCCCCTGTCCCCAGCAACTGCAAGACTTCTCCGTTTATTTCATTATTTTGATTTATCAAGGCTTGGTCATGTTGATGTCAAACCACAAACAAAGCAGGAAATTCGTCAAGTTCTTGACCATTATTATGATGAGTATTCCGGCCTTTATTTAAAATCGAAAAAGTTCATGAACCAGATTGAAAATATGAAAAAACTAATGGGTGACGAAAACAAAAGTTGA
- the glyQ gene encoding glycine--tRNA ligase subunit alpha, whose protein sequence is MNIQDMILTLQKHWSNEGCVLMQAYDTEKGAGTMSPYTFLRSIGPEPWKVAYVEPSRRPADGRYGENPNRLYQHHQFQVIIKPSPDNIQELYLESLKALGIEPLKHDIRFVEDNWENPSLGCAGLGWEVWLDGMEITQFTYFQQVGGLECKPVSVEITYGIERLASYIQDKENVFDLEWTDGFTVRDLFLMAEYEHSVYTFETSNTEMLFDLFTTYEKEAHSQMDKGLVHPAYDYVLKCSHTFNLLDAKGAISVTERTGYIGRVRQLARKVAKTYYEEREKLGFPMLKEEAASHE, encoded by the coding sequence TTGAATATTCAAGACATGATTCTGACTTTGCAAAAGCATTGGTCAAATGAAGGCTGCGTGTTAATGCAGGCCTATGACACAGAAAAAGGTGCAGGTACGATGAGTCCATACACGTTCCTGCGAAGCATCGGACCAGAGCCGTGGAAGGTTGCTTATGTGGAGCCTTCAAGACGCCCTGCTGATGGCAGATATGGAGAGAACCCAAACAGGTTGTATCAGCATCACCAATTTCAAGTGATTATTAAGCCGTCACCAGATAACATTCAAGAGCTGTATCTTGAATCATTAAAGGCGCTTGGCATTGAACCACTGAAACATGATATTCGATTTGTGGAAGATAACTGGGAAAATCCATCTCTTGGATGTGCAGGACTTGGCTGGGAAGTATGGCTTGATGGAATGGAGATCACGCAATTTACATATTTCCAGCAAGTGGGCGGTTTAGAGTGCAAGCCTGTTTCTGTAGAAATCACTTACGGTATTGAACGCCTTGCTTCTTATATTCAAGACAAAGAAAATGTCTTTGATTTGGAATGGACAGACGGCTTTACTGTCAGAGACTTATTCTTAATGGCTGAATACGAGCATTCTGTTTATACATTTGAAACATCTAATACAGAGATGTTGTTTGATTTATTTACAACGTATGAAAAAGAAGCACATAGCCAAATGGACAAAGGTCTTGTCCACCCAGCATACGATTATGTTTTAAAATGCTCACATACATTTAACCTGCTTGATGCAAAGGGGGCCATCTCTGTAACAGAACGAACAGGCTATATTGGCAGAGTGCGCCAGTTAGCAAGAAAAGTAGCCAAAACGTATTACGAAGAAAGAGAAAAACTTGGATTCCCTATGCTAAAAGAGGAGGCGGCTTCTCATGAATAA
- the ybeY gene encoding rRNA maturation RNase YbeY: protein MTLLIDLIDETGQVSKEQLEEVEKLLQFAADALEVKDQAEVSVSIVSNEEIHQINKEYRGKDAPTDVISFALEEEGEGEIEIIGADDIPPVLGDIIISVDKTKEQAEEYGHSFMRELGFLAIHGFLHLLGYDHMTEEEEKEMFAKQTKILDDYGLSRSS, encoded by the coding sequence ATGACATTGTTAATTGATTTAATAGATGAAACAGGGCAAGTATCAAAGGAGCAGCTTGAAGAAGTGGAAAAGCTTCTTCAATTTGCTGCGGACGCACTTGAAGTAAAAGATCAAGCTGAAGTATCCGTGTCAATCGTCTCAAATGAAGAAATTCATCAGATCAACAAAGAATATCGGGGAAAGGATGCGCCAACTGATGTCATTTCTTTTGCGTTAGAAGAAGAAGGAGAAGGGGAAATTGAAATTATTGGGGCTGACGATATTCCACCGGTCTTAGGAGACATTATTATTAGTGTGGATAAAACAAAAGAGCAAGCAGAGGAATATGGTCATTCCTTTATGAGAGAGCTTGGATTCTTGGCGATTCATGGTTTCTTGCATTTACTAGGCTATGACCACATGACAGAGGAAGAAGAAAAAGAGATGTTCGCCAAACAGACAAAGATATTGGATGATTATGGCCTTTCGAGATCATCGTAA
- the glyS gene encoding glycine--tRNA ligase subunit beta yields the protein MNKQDVLLEIGLEEMPARFIPESTKQLGEKVKAWFVTQNISFQDIVLFNSPRRLAVLVKGVAEKQEDIKEEAKGPAKKIAQDAEGNWTKAAEGFARGQGASTDDLYFKEIKGVDYVHVQKFQEGQQVKTLLPALGDIAASLSFPKNMRWGSEDLRYIRPIKWIVCLFGQEVIPVEIAGVKSGRETRGHRFLGTTAVIDSPASYEQTLRDQFVIADSEKRKQLITEQLQVLSKEKGWVIPVDPELLEEVNDLVEYPTVLFGSFEEEFLALPEEVLVTTMKEHQRYFPVKNEQGKLLPHFITVRNGNSEALENVARGNEKVLRARLSDAAFFYKEDEKLVIEENIQKLDKVVFHEKLGTIGDKLKRVTDIATRLAAHVGADDETIARVERAASISKFDLVTQMVYEFPELQGIMGEKYAKALGEHEEVAKSMNEHYMPRFAGDKAPSTFIGAIVAIADKLDSICSFFSIGMVPTGSQDPYGLRRQASGIVHILLDRHWNISFKELLAFAQVKTKHEAELIEFLTQRLKYVLQAEHIRHDIIDAVLDVEDIEPYAVVKKAAVLEESVKQASFKETAEALGRVISISQKGEDNEIQPALFENEQEQVLFEAYQHVETAMKGHIAAGDYQSALDALKTLKSPIVNYFDHTMVHADDEKLKKNRLAQMVKLAKVIQSFANMNNLIVK from the coding sequence ATGAATAAACAAGATGTATTACTCGAAATTGGCTTAGAAGAGATGCCTGCTCGTTTCATTCCAGAGAGCACAAAGCAGCTCGGAGAGAAAGTAAAAGCTTGGTTTGTGACGCAAAATATTTCTTTTCAGGATATTGTGTTATTCAATTCACCGAGACGTCTTGCTGTGTTAGTCAAAGGCGTAGCAGAAAAACAAGAAGACATCAAAGAAGAAGCAAAAGGACCAGCTAAAAAGATTGCTCAAGACGCTGAAGGCAACTGGACAAAAGCTGCGGAAGGTTTTGCACGCGGACAAGGAGCGTCAACGGATGATCTCTATTTTAAAGAGATCAAAGGTGTTGATTACGTCCATGTGCAAAAGTTCCAAGAAGGCCAGCAAGTAAAAACACTTCTTCCAGCCTTGGGTGATATCGCCGCTTCTTTAAGCTTTCCAAAGAACATGAGATGGGGAAGTGAAGATTTACGCTATATCCGTCCGATTAAGTGGATTGTTTGTTTATTTGGGCAAGAGGTCATTCCGGTTGAAATTGCAGGTGTGAAAAGCGGCAGGGAGACAAGAGGACATCGCTTCCTTGGTACGACTGCTGTTATTGATTCACCTGCTTCTTATGAACAAACATTACGTGACCAATTTGTCATTGCAGATTCGGAGAAAAGAAAACAATTAATTACAGAGCAGCTTCAAGTTCTTTCAAAAGAAAAGGGCTGGGTGATCCCGGTTGACCCTGAGCTTTTAGAAGAAGTAAATGACCTTGTGGAATACCCAACGGTGTTATTCGGTTCCTTTGAGGAAGAGTTTCTTGCATTGCCAGAAGAAGTATTGGTAACGACAATGAAAGAGCACCAGCGCTATTTCCCTGTAAAAAATGAGCAAGGAAAATTACTGCCGCACTTTATTACAGTAAGAAATGGAAACAGTGAGGCATTAGAAAATGTCGCAAGAGGAAATGAGAAAGTACTTCGTGCACGTCTATCAGATGCGGCGTTCTTCTATAAAGAAGACGAAAAACTTGTCATTGAAGAAAATATTCAAAAGCTGGATAAGGTTGTATTTCATGAGAAGCTTGGAACCATTGGTGACAAGCTGAAGAGAGTAACAGATATTGCTACTCGCCTTGCGGCACATGTGGGTGCAGACGACGAAACGATCGCGCGCGTTGAAAGAGCAGCAAGTATTTCTAAGTTTGATCTTGTCACTCAAATGGTCTATGAGTTCCCTGAATTACAAGGAATCATGGGTGAGAAATATGCAAAAGCACTTGGTGAACATGAAGAAGTCGCAAAAAGTATGAACGAACACTATATGCCGCGTTTTGCCGGTGACAAAGCACCGTCTACTTTCATTGGAGCCATCGTTGCAATTGCGGATAAACTAGATTCTATTTGTTCATTCTTCTCAATTGGTATGGTGCCAACAGGTTCTCAAGATCCGTATGGTTTAAGAAGGCAAGCGAGCGGTATTGTTCACATCCTGCTCGATCGTCATTGGAATATCTCATTTAAAGAGCTTTTAGCGTTTGCCCAAGTAAAGACAAAACATGAAGCAGAGCTTATTGAATTTTTGACGCAACGCTTAAAATATGTTCTTCAAGCAGAACATATCCGTCACGATATCATAGATGCAGTGCTAGATGTTGAAGATATAGAACCTTATGCGGTGGTGAAGAAGGCAGCTGTTCTTGAAGAGAGCGTGAAACAAGCGAGCTTTAAAGAAACGGCTGAAGCGTTAGGGCGCGTCATTTCAATTAGTCAAAAGGGTGAGGACAATGAGATTCAGCCTGCACTATTTGAAAATGAGCAAGAGCAAGTGCTTTTTGAAGCCTATCAACATGTAGAGACAGCTATGAAAGGGCATATTGCAGCAGGAGATTACCAATCAGCACTTGATGCGTTAAAAACTCTGAAATCGCCGATTGTAAACTATTTTGATCACACAATGGTTCATGCAGATGATGAAAAGCTAAAGAAAAACCGCTTGGCACAGATGGTCAAACTAGCAAAAGTTATTCAATCATTTGCGAACATGAACAATTTAATTGTAAAATAA
- a CDS encoding cytidine deaminase, whose protein sequence is MNKQELISEAIKARDFAYVPYSKFKVGAALLSNDGKVYGGCNIENAAYGMCNCAERTALFKAYSEGITSFQMLAVVADTDRPVSPCGACRQVISELCAPDMPVILTNLKGQIYETTVNELLPGAFSPEDLND, encoded by the coding sequence ATGAACAAACAAGAGTTGATTTCAGAAGCGATCAAAGCAAGAGATTTTGCATATGTACCCTATTCAAAATTTAAAGTCGGTGCAGCATTATTGTCAAACGATGGAAAAGTGTATGGCGGCTGCAACATTGAAAATGCAGCATACGGCATGTGCAATTGTGCAGAAAGAACAGCACTTTTTAAAGCCTATTCAGAAGGCATCACATCTTTTCAAATGCTTGCAGTAGTCGCTGATACAGATCGACCTGTTTCACCATGTGGCGCATGCAGACAGGTCATTTCAGAGCTATGTGCACCTGATATGCCAGTGATTTTAACGAACTTAAAAGGACAAATATACGAAACAACAGTAAACGAACTATTGCCAGGCGCATTTTCACCGGAGGATTTAAATGACTAA
- a CDS encoding helix-turn-helix transcriptional regulator, whose amino-acid sequence MSTIELNKRQEQILQIVKENGPITGEHIADRLNLTRATLRPDLAILTMSGFLEARPRVGYFFTGKTGTQLLADKLKKLQVKDFQSIPVVIHENVSVYDAICTMFLEDVGTLFVVDDHSILTGVLSRKDLLRASIGKQELPSIPVHIIMTRMPNITVCRKDDFIMDVAKYLIEKQIDALPVIKDSDKGFEVIGRITKTNMTKILVSLSENEII is encoded by the coding sequence GTGAGTACAATCGAGTTAAATAAACGGCAAGAGCAGATTTTACAGATTGTCAAAGAGAATGGTCCGATCACTGGAGAGCATATCGCCGATCGGCTGAACTTAACAAGGGCTACCCTCAGACCAGATTTAGCCATTTTAACGATGTCTGGCTTTTTAGAAGCAAGACCAAGAGTCGGTTATTTTTTCACAGGAAAAACAGGCACGCAGCTTCTGGCAGATAAGCTGAAAAAACTTCAAGTGAAAGACTTTCAATCCATTCCAGTGGTGATACATGAGAATGTTTCAGTTTATGATGCGATTTGTACGATGTTTTTAGAGGATGTGGGCACATTATTCGTTGTGGACGATCACTCTATTTTAACAGGCGTTTTATCACGAAAAGACCTCCTTCGAGCAAGTATTGGTAAACAAGAGCTTCCATCTATTCCTGTTCATATTATTATGACTAGGATGCCAAACATCACCGTTTGCCGCAAGGACGATTTCATTATGGATGTGGCCAAGTACTTGATTGAGAAGCAGATAGACGCACTGCCTGTCATTAAAGACAGCGATAAAGGCTTTGAAGTCATCGGCAGAATTACGAAAACAAACATGACGAAAATACTTGTTAGCTTGTCGGAGAATGAAATTATCTAA
- a CDS encoding diacylglycerol kinase family protein has product MAFRDHRKQRRPLARFFRSFFYAFRGIWRTFLSERNFRFHTVAAVIVVFCSFWFHIQPIEWVIILLLCGGVFALELVNTAIEHTVDLMTEEKHPLAERAKDAAAGAVCVYAVISVMIGLIIFLPKIMQ; this is encoded by the coding sequence ATGGCCTTTCGAGATCATCGTAAGCAGCGACGTCCGCTCGCCCGTTTTTTTCGGAGTTTCTTTTATGCATTTAGAGGGATATGGCGAACTTTCTTAAGTGAACGAAATTTTCGATTTCACACAGTCGCAGCCGTCATCGTGGTGTTTTGCAGCTTTTGGTTTCATATTCAACCAATCGAATGGGTGATCATTCTTTTATTATGTGGAGGAGTATTTGCGCTTGAGCTTGTTAATACAGCCATTGAACATACAGTGGACCTTATGACAGAGGAGAAACATCCACTTGCGGAGAGAGCAAAAGACGCTGCGGCAGGCGCTGTTTGCGTTTACGCCGTGATTTCGGTTATGATTGGGTTGATTATTTTTTTACCGAAAATCATGCAATAG